From Cucumis melo cultivar AY chromosome 1, USDA_Cmelo_AY_1.0, whole genome shotgun sequence, a single genomic window includes:
- the LOC103490271 gene encoding uncharacterized protein LOC103490271 isoform X1 — protein MDFDEYDYLEKTVENPEGQKVKETANGGDGEMKSGDKHYSRSLKYKSDGKDDGEHRSKRSKSDDESRDRDRHRDRTSSRHRSRSRERDRDKHRSSKENRGKDDREGNREERSSKDRDVDRDKERSHDRDRRGRDGERNRERERSRRSRSRSERHRSDRDDGIRERSRDNELREREKERESRERGRDGRRYKDKKDEAAEPEADPERDQRTVFAYQISLKATERDVYEFFSRAGKVRDVRLIMDRNSRRSKGVGYVEFVDAMSVPMAIALSGQLLLSQPVMVKPSEAEKNQVQSTSAAGGPGGAMGPYSGGARRLYVGNLHPNITEDNLRQVFGAFGTVELVQMPLDESGHCKGFGFIQFTRLEDARNALSLNGQLEIAGRTIKVSTVTDQPGLQDVGASTGDLDEEDGGGLSLNASSRASLMQKLDRTGAASSIAGSLGTHVVNNTGATMPAPILGGATIPSLGVGTSLAAFPAFPGLGAGVQVPPVTANLLGVGTPSECLLLKNMFDPTAESEPTFDLDIRDDVEEECSRFGKLKHIYVDKNSAGFVYLRFEKPESATEAQRALNGRWFAGKMIGATFMDIPSYEAKFPDSR, from the exons ATGGATTTTGACGAGTATGATTATTTGGAGAAAACAGTTGAAAACCCCGAGGGACAAAAAGTGAAGGAAACTGCCAATGGCGGTGATGGAGAAATGAAATCTGGAGATAAGCATTATAGTCGGAGTTTAAAATATAAGAGTGATGGTAAAGATGATGGGGAACATAGGTCAAAGCGTTCGAAATCGGATGATGAGTCACGTGATCGAGACCGGCATAGAGATAGGACTTCTTCCCGTCATCGCTCTAGGTCCAGAGAGAGGGACCGTGATAAGCATCGAAGCTCCAAGGAAAATAGGGGAAAAGATGACAGAGAAGGGAATCGGGAAGAGAGAAGCAGTAAGGACAGGGATGTGGACAGAGATAAAGAACGTTCTCATGATCGTGATAGACGGGGTAGAGATGGTGAAAGGAATAGGGAAAGAGAACGATCACGTCGAAGTAGAAGTCGTTCAGAAAGACATCGCAGTGATCGTGACGATGGCATAAGAGAGAGGAGCCGAGATAATGAACTcagagaaagagaaaaggagaGAGAGTCTAGAGAGCGAGGCAGAGATGGCAG AAGATATAAAGATAAAAAGGACGAAGCAGCTGAACCAGAAGCTGATCCTGAAAGGGATCAGAGGACTGTATTTGCCTATCAG ATAAGTTTAAAGGCAACTGAAAGAGATGTGTACGAGTTCTTCTCCAGGGCTGGTAAG GTGCGAGATGTACGCCTCATAATGGATCGTAATTCACGGCGTTCTAAAGGCGTTGG GTATGTTGAATTTGTGGATGCAATGTCTGTGCCCATGGCTATTGCACTTTCCGGCCAGCTCCTGCTTAGTCAACCTGTGATGGTAAAGCCATCTGAAGCTGAGAAAAACCAGGTTCAATCAACTTCTGCTGCTGGTGGACCGGGTGGAGCAATGGGCCCCTACTCTGGTGGTGCCAGAAGGTTATATGTTGGCAATCTGCACCCCAACATAACTGAAGATAACCTTCGTCAG GTTTTTGGAGCTTTTGGCACTGTGGAACTGGTCCAGATGCCCCTTGATGAATCTGGCCATTGCAAGGGTTTTGGTTTTATTCAG TTCACACGTCTTGAAGATGCTAGAAATGCACTGAGTTTGAATGGACAACTTGAGATTGCTGGTCGAACGATAAAG GTGTCTACAGTCACAGATCAGCCTGGTTTGCAAGATGTTGGAGCAAGTACAGGAGACCTTGATGAGGAAGACGGCGGTGGCTTG TCTTTAAACGCTAGTTCTCGAGCATCCCTGATGCAGAAGCTGGACCGTACTGGTGCCGCATCTAG CATTGCTGGTTCTTTAGGTACACATGTTGTAAATAACACAGGTGCTACTATGCCCGCACCGATCCTGGGAGGTGCAACTATCCCATCCCTCGGTGTTGGTACTTCCTTGGCTGCCTTTCCTGCTTTTCCTGGACTTGGTGCAGGCGTTCAGGTTCCCCCCGTCACTGCCAATTTACTTGGTGTTGGTACTCCAAGTGAATGTCTACTGTTGAAGAATATGTTTGATCCTACAGCTGAG TCGGAACCAACTTTCGATCTGGATATCCGAGATGACGTTGAAGAGGAATGCTCTAGGTTTGGAAAATTGAAACATATATACGTTGACAA GAATAGCGCCGGTTTTGTATATTTGAGGTTTGAAAAGCCAGAGTCTGCAACTGAAGCCCAACGTGCCCTGAATGGAAGATGGTTTGCTGGGAAAATGATTGGTGCAACTTTCATG GACATTCCAAGCTATGAAGCGAAATTTCCAGACAGCAGATAA
- the LOC103490404 gene encoding uncharacterized protein LOC103490404 produces MRHELEAVGRHKWARTFFRRKRYQVITTNISESMNSTLKEQRELPVIGLLESIRSLIQKWFYERCTKWSFQRTQLSIYAEDMIRESLAQSRSMNISPVDQHEFEVHHRKEQFVINILNRTCSCRQWDLDLIPCSHACIALSTRNLNLHLYIDKFYYVSNLINLYKKGTRPIGTVNQIRNTHQGGNDGILPPQVKRPAGRLKKKRFTSFLEKKATVHCSRCGKKGHNCRSCKEPI; encoded by the exons ATGAGGCATGAGTTGGAAGCAGTGGGAAGACATAAGTGGGCCAGGACATTTTTTAGGAGAAAAAGATACCAGGTTATTACAACCAACATCTCTGAAAGTATGAACTCTACCTTAAAAGAACAACGAGAATTGCCTGTAATTGGACTTCTAGAATCTATCCGTAGTTTGATTCAAAAATGGTTCTATGAACGTTGTACCAAATGGAGTTTCCAACGCACACAACTTTCAATATATGCAGAAGATATGATTCGAGAATCTTTGGCGCAGAGCCGCTCAATGAAT ATATCTCCTGTAGACCAACATGAATTTGAAGTCCACCATCGTAAGGAACAATTTGTCATCAACATTTTAAATCGGACATGTTCATGTCGTCAATGGGACCTTGATTTGATCCCTTGTTCACATGCATGTATAGCATTGTCCACAAGGAATCTTAATCTTCATTTATACATTGATAAGTTCTACTATGTCTCAAATTTGATAAACCTGTACAAGAAGGGGACGCGTCCTATTGGTACTGTAAACCAAATTAGGAATACCCACCAAGGTGGCAATGATGGAATACTTCCACCGCAGGTTAAACGTCCAGCTGGAAGACTCAAAAAGAAGAGGTTTACTTCATTTTTAGAGAAGAAAGCCACTGTTCATTGTAGCAGGTGTGGTAAAAAAGGTCACAATTGCAGGTCTTGTAAAGAACCCATTTAG
- the LOC103490271 gene encoding uncharacterized protein LOC103490271 isoform X2 — MDFDEYDYLEKTVENPEGQKVKETANGGDGEMKSGDKHYSRSLKYKSDGKDDGEHRSKRSKSDDESRDRDRHRDRTSSRHRSRSRERDRDKHRSSKENRGKDDREGNREERSSKDRDVDRDKERSHDRDRRGRDGERNRERERSRRSRSRSERHRSDRDDGIRERSRDNELREREKERESRERGRDGRYKDKKDEAAEPEADPERDQRTVFAYQISLKATERDVYEFFSRAGKVRDVRLIMDRNSRRSKGVGYVEFVDAMSVPMAIALSGQLLLSQPVMVKPSEAEKNQVQSTSAAGGPGGAMGPYSGGARRLYVGNLHPNITEDNLRQVFGAFGTVELVQMPLDESGHCKGFGFIQFTRLEDARNALSLNGQLEIAGRTIKVSTVTDQPGLQDVGASTGDLDEEDGGGLSLNASSRASLMQKLDRTGAASSIAGSLGTHVVNNTGATMPAPILGGATIPSLGVGTSLAAFPAFPGLGAGVQVPPVTANLLGVGTPSECLLLKNMFDPTAESEPTFDLDIRDDVEEECSRFGKLKHIYVDKNSAGFVYLRFEKPESATEAQRALNGRWFAGKMIGATFMDIPSYEAKFPDSR, encoded by the exons ATGGATTTTGACGAGTATGATTATTTGGAGAAAACAGTTGAAAACCCCGAGGGACAAAAAGTGAAGGAAACTGCCAATGGCGGTGATGGAGAAATGAAATCTGGAGATAAGCATTATAGTCGGAGTTTAAAATATAAGAGTGATGGTAAAGATGATGGGGAACATAGGTCAAAGCGTTCGAAATCGGATGATGAGTCACGTGATCGAGACCGGCATAGAGATAGGACTTCTTCCCGTCATCGCTCTAGGTCCAGAGAGAGGGACCGTGATAAGCATCGAAGCTCCAAGGAAAATAGGGGAAAAGATGACAGAGAAGGGAATCGGGAAGAGAGAAGCAGTAAGGACAGGGATGTGGACAGAGATAAAGAACGTTCTCATGATCGTGATAGACGGGGTAGAGATGGTGAAAGGAATAGGGAAAGAGAACGATCACGTCGAAGTAGAAGTCGTTCAGAAAGACATCGCAGTGATCGTGACGATGGCATAAGAGAGAGGAGCCGAGATAATGAACTcagagaaagagaaaaggagaGAGAGTCTAGAGAGCGAGGCAGAGATGGCAG ATATAAAGATAAAAAGGACGAAGCAGCTGAACCAGAAGCTGATCCTGAAAGGGATCAGAGGACTGTATTTGCCTATCAG ATAAGTTTAAAGGCAACTGAAAGAGATGTGTACGAGTTCTTCTCCAGGGCTGGTAAG GTGCGAGATGTACGCCTCATAATGGATCGTAATTCACGGCGTTCTAAAGGCGTTGG GTATGTTGAATTTGTGGATGCAATGTCTGTGCCCATGGCTATTGCACTTTCCGGCCAGCTCCTGCTTAGTCAACCTGTGATGGTAAAGCCATCTGAAGCTGAGAAAAACCAGGTTCAATCAACTTCTGCTGCTGGTGGACCGGGTGGAGCAATGGGCCCCTACTCTGGTGGTGCCAGAAGGTTATATGTTGGCAATCTGCACCCCAACATAACTGAAGATAACCTTCGTCAG GTTTTTGGAGCTTTTGGCACTGTGGAACTGGTCCAGATGCCCCTTGATGAATCTGGCCATTGCAAGGGTTTTGGTTTTATTCAG TTCACACGTCTTGAAGATGCTAGAAATGCACTGAGTTTGAATGGACAACTTGAGATTGCTGGTCGAACGATAAAG GTGTCTACAGTCACAGATCAGCCTGGTTTGCAAGATGTTGGAGCAAGTACAGGAGACCTTGATGAGGAAGACGGCGGTGGCTTG TCTTTAAACGCTAGTTCTCGAGCATCCCTGATGCAGAAGCTGGACCGTACTGGTGCCGCATCTAG CATTGCTGGTTCTTTAGGTACACATGTTGTAAATAACACAGGTGCTACTATGCCCGCACCGATCCTGGGAGGTGCAACTATCCCATCCCTCGGTGTTGGTACTTCCTTGGCTGCCTTTCCTGCTTTTCCTGGACTTGGTGCAGGCGTTCAGGTTCCCCCCGTCACTGCCAATTTACTTGGTGTTGGTACTCCAAGTGAATGTCTACTGTTGAAGAATATGTTTGATCCTACAGCTGAG TCGGAACCAACTTTCGATCTGGATATCCGAGATGACGTTGAAGAGGAATGCTCTAGGTTTGGAAAATTGAAACATATATACGTTGACAA GAATAGCGCCGGTTTTGTATATTTGAGGTTTGAAAAGCCAGAGTCTGCAACTGAAGCCCAACGTGCCCTGAATGGAAGATGGTTTGCTGGGAAAATGATTGGTGCAACTTTCATG GACATTCCAAGCTATGAAGCGAAATTTCCAGACAGCAGATAA
- the LOC103490273 gene encoding monooxygenase 2-like: MENVVDVLIVGAGIGGLTTALGLHSLGIRSLVLESSDDLRVTGYALTLWTNGWKALDAVGIGDSLRQNHDQLDGIITTSLISGDKTSELLFPDPEEGGVRCVRRKFLLECLAKALPSGTIKFSSKVVAIEEYGLLKLVHLADGTSIKTKVLIGCDGVKSVVAKWLGFKAPAFTGRCAVRGCLQRESNHNFGRKASLYVGEGVRAGIIPCDDKTLYWFFTWTPSAEVKEMKRNPVKLKQLVLSKLGEIPEAARAVIEETDVSCFQPAPLQYRPPWELMLGNIVKGNVCVAGDALHPMTPDLGQGGCAALEDAVILARCVAEALLKKPSSQEGEKAEREQQEQVEMGLKKYASERKWRSIALIGTAYMVGRIQQSSGVFAKFIRDKILSKFLVGLLLRNAKFDCGKLTSSF; this comes from the exons ATGGAAAATGTGGTTGATGTTTTGATAGTGGGAGCTGGAATCGGTGGTCTCACTACTGCATTGGGACTTCACAG CTTGGGTATCCGAAGCTTGGTTTTGGAGTCGTCGGATGATTTGAGAGTCACTGGATATGCCTTGACCTTATGGACGAATGGTTGGAAGGCGTTGGATGCCGTTGGAATTGGTGATTCACTTAGGCAAAACCATGATCAACTTGACGG GATTATTACTACATCACTGATTTCAGGGGATAAAACATCAGAGCTTTTGTTTCCAGACCCAGAAGAAGG TGGAGTCCGCTGTGTGAGAAGAAAGTTTTTGCTGGAATGTCTGGCCAAGGCACTTCCAAGCGGAACCATCAAATTCTCCTCCAAGGTAGTTGCCATTGAAGAGTATGGTTTGCTTAAACTTGTGCATCTTGCTGATGGAACCTCAATCAAGACCAAG GTGCTAATAGGATGTGATGGGGTTAAATCAGTGGTGGCAAAATGGCTAGGCTTCAAGGCACCAGCCTTCACAGGGAGATGTGCTGTGAGAGGTTGTTTACAGCGTGAGTCCAACCATAATTTCGGACGAAAAGCGAGCCTATATGTTGGTGAGGGAGTTCGAGCTGGTATCATCCCTTGTGATGATAAgactctttattggtttttcacTTGGACCCCCTCAGCTGAAG TGAAGGAAATGAAAAGGAATCCAGTAAAACTGAAACAACTTGTGTTAAGCAAGCTTGGAGAGATACCTGAGGCAGCAAGGGCTGTGATAGAAGAAACTGATGTGAGTTGTTTTCAACCAGCACCATTGCAATACAGACCTCCATGGGAGCTCATGTTGGGCAACATTGTGAAAGGCAATGTGTGTGTGGCTGGTGATGCATTGCACCCAATGACTCCAGACTTAGGCCAAGGTGGGTGTGCTGCTTTGGAAGATGCGGTAATTTTAGCCAGATGTGTTGCAGAAGCCCTGCTGAAGAAACCAAGCAGCCAGGAGGGGGAGAAGGCAGAAAGAGAGCAGCAAGAGCAGGTTGAGATGGGGCTGAAGAAGTATGCGTCAGAGAGGAAATGGAGGAGCATCGCGCTGATCGGTACGGCTTATATGGTGGGTAGGATACAACAAAGCAGTGGGGTGTTTGCTAAGTTTATTAGGGATAAGATTTTGTCTAAGTTTCTGGTTGGACTCTTACTTAGAAATGCAAAATTTGACTGTGGGAAACTGACCTCTTCTTTTTAA